In the genome of Marispirochaeta sp., one region contains:
- a CDS encoding GNVR domain-containing protein, translating into MGTMLAALGIQAPRNETNYGELGVRVLRSNPFIDTIVEENDIIKKYGITDTIRTSSRNIILGNSTFVYEPRTGSLRLSFESTDPHFARDVVNSMVNNLQKWFQQWEGSSSRQNLNAIEIKLEEVSQEIRRLEDEIARFQTEYGVFSIEQLAEAQTRIINDLENQLIRTEMAIKNYTGFSTLQDQELIQLQAQRDSLRELIQQIEQGQGSGVRRMPSRQELSTLAVEYSHLQMNHQIQMRIFQNLKEQYEVQKLTTTTESSPFSILEPAEVPEEKSRPRRSQICLIATVIGFFGSIGLALLIDLVRNVKNDPEKRKILKGE; encoded by the coding sequence ATGGGGACTATGTTGGCCGCCCTTGGAATACAGGCTCCGCGGAACGAAACAAACTACGGTGAGCTTGGAGTTCGGGTACTTCGCAGCAATCCTTTCATAGATACGATTGTGGAAGAGAATGACATAATAAAAAAGTATGGTATTACTGATACAATACGGACGAGCTCAAGAAATATTATTCTCGGAAACAGTACTTTCGTGTATGAACCTCGCACAGGAAGCTTGAGATTAAGCTTTGAAAGCACCGATCCCCATTTTGCCCGGGATGTGGTTAACAGCATGGTTAATAACCTTCAGAAATGGTTTCAGCAATGGGAAGGCAGCAGTTCCCGTCAGAATCTTAACGCCATAGAAATCAAGCTGGAAGAGGTAAGTCAGGAAATTCGTAGACTGGAGGATGAAATCGCCAGATTCCAAACAGAGTATGGAGTTTTTTCTATTGAACAGCTGGCAGAAGCCCAGACCCGTATTATAAACGATCTCGAGAACCAACTGATTCGGACCGAAATGGCTATTAAAAACTACACCGGCTTCTCAACGCTTCAGGACCAGGAGCTTATACAGCTGCAGGCTCAGCGGGACAGCTTAAGGGAGCTGATTCAACAGATAGAACAGGGACAGGGTTCCGGGGTCCGGCGTATGCCCTCGCGTCAGGAACTCTCTACACTGGCGGTAGAGTATTCTCATCTGCAAATGAACCACCAGATACAAATGCGAATATTTCAAAATCTGAAAGAGCAGTATGAGGTGCAAAAACTGACAACCACAACCGAAAGCTCTCCGTTCAGCATTCTGGAACCAGCAGAAGTTCCGGAGGAAAAATCAAGGCCTCGCAGAAGTCAGATATGCCTGATTGCTACTGTTATAGGTTTCTTTGGATCTATTGGTCTCGCGCTCCTTATTGATCTTGTTCGCAATGTTAAAAATGATCCGGAAAAACGTAAAATCCTTAAAGGTGAGTGA